The Actinomycetota bacterium genome has a window encoding:
- a CDS encoding DUF2269 domain-containing protein → MALTPRLRKLALTAHVTASVGWLGAVVAFLALSVAGLTSQNPQAVQGAYLAMELTGWVVLVPLSLASLLTGLVCSLGSVWGLVRHYWVLFKLVINLVATIVLVLYMQTLDALADVAAATALSGTGLRDPSPALHAAAALLLLLVATTLAIYKPRGLTRYGQRTQHRQRTLLP, encoded by the coding sequence ATGGCCTTGACCCCTCGGCTGCGCAAGCTCGCGCTCACCGCCCACGTCACCGCCTCGGTCGGATGGCTCGGCGCGGTCGTTGCCTTCCTCGCCCTCAGCGTGGCCGGCCTGACCAGCCAGAACCCCCAGGCGGTCCAGGGGGCCTATCTGGCGATGGAGCTGACCGGCTGGGTCGTCCTCGTCCCCTTGAGCCTGGCCTCGCTGCTCACCGGGCTGGTCTGCTCACTGGGCAGCGTCTGGGGTCTGGTTCGCCACTACTGGGTCCTGTTCAAGCTCGTGATCAACCTCGTCGCCACCATCGTCTTGGTGCTCTACATGCAGACCCTCGACGCCCTGGCCGACGTTGCCGCAGCGACGGCCTTGTCAGGTACTGGGCTGCGCGACCCATCCCCAGCACTGCACGCGGCCGCCGCCCTCCTGCTCCTGCTGGTGGCCACGACGCTGGCCATCTACAAGCCCCGCGGTCTGACCCGCTACGGGCAGCGCACCCAACACCGGCAACGCACACTCCTACCGTAA
- a CDS encoding class I SAM-dependent methyltransferase, translating to MVQLRKLAILAGAAAAAVAVMRHGRHAARGHQVPGGILIGDAVLYDTLSRLLLGPFFARIAADVAAVAPDGARVLEVGCGPGHLSVRLARQHGLEVTGLDLDPAMIARARADTDRTGNRDGRRPSFLVGDVISLAFPDRSFDLVVSTLSMHHWTDPTAGLGEIGRVLRPGARALIWDFRPGVRPHPFGPRHAHLPDPAEHTNGSPLQMVIATPWPWPWRFNLTQRVELVRADSHHP from the coding sequence ATGGTCCAACTTCGGAAGCTCGCCATCCTGGCCGGAGCGGCCGCCGCGGCCGTCGCGGTCATGCGACACGGTCGCCATGCCGCCCGTGGGCACCAGGTGCCAGGAGGCATCCTCATTGGCGATGCCGTCCTTTACGACACCCTCAGCCGGCTCCTGCTCGGCCCGTTCTTCGCGCGCATCGCCGCCGACGTGGCCGCGGTCGCGCCCGACGGCGCCAGGGTGCTCGAGGTCGGTTGCGGACCCGGCCACCTGTCGGTCCGGCTGGCTCGCCAGCACGGCCTGGAGGTGACCGGCCTGGACCTGGACCCGGCCATGATCGCTCGCGCCCGAGCCGACACCGACCGCACAGGGAATCGCGATGGGCGCCGACCATCGTTCCTGGTGGGCGACGTGATCTCACTGGCGTTCCCCGACCGATCCTTCGACCTGGTCGTCAGCACCCTGTCGATGCACCACTGGACCGACCCAACGGCCGGCCTGGGCGAGATCGGCCGCGTGCTGCGCCCAGGCGCCCGGGCGCTCATCTGGGACTTCCGGCCCGGCGTCCGGCCACATCCGTTCGGGCCACGCCACGCGCACCTGCCCGACCCGGCCGAGCACACCAATGGCTCTCCACTTCAGATGGTGATCGCCACGCCATGGCCCTGGCCCTGGCGGTTCAACCTCACCCAGCGGGTCGAGCTGGTCCGCGCCGATAGTCACCATCCTTGA
- a CDS encoding DUF6596 domain-containing protein, translating into MIYLLCNEGYVSTAEQAQSRDLVDDAEWLASLLHQLMPTEPEVAGLLALIRLHRARAAARFDRDGGLVLLMLLTLAPSPVTRLHRAIALRHASGPGPPWPSWTPSPARWPATTSTTPPGPTRPVW; encoded by the coding sequence GTGATCTACCTGCTGTGCAACGAGGGTTATGTGTCCACCGCCGAGCAGGCCCAGTCCCGCGACCTGGTCGACGACGCCGAGTGGCTGGCGTCGCTGCTCCACCAGCTCATGCCGACCGAGCCGGAGGTGGCGGGGCTGCTGGCGTTGATCCGGCTGCACCGCGCCCGCGCGGCTGCCCGCTTCGACCGCGACGGTGGGCTGGTGCTCCTGATGCTGCTGACGCTCGCGCCGTCCCCCGTGACCCGCCTGCACCGCGCCATCGCCCTGCGCCATGCCTCGGGGCCGGGGCCGCCATGGCCGAGCTGGACACCCTCGCCGGCGCGTTGGCCCGCTACCACCTCTACCACGCCACCCGGGCCGACCAGACCGGTCTGGTAG
- a CDS encoding sigma factor-like helix-turn-helix DNA-binding protein has translation MCRLTTAQIARAFLVPETTVAQRITRAKRKIADAGIPYRMPADDELGRAWPRSWP, from the coding sequence GTGTGCAGGCTGACCACGGCCCAGATCGCCCGGGCGTTCCTGGTGCCGGAGACGACCGTGGCGCAACGGATCACCCGCGCCAAGCGGAAGATCGCCGACGCGGGGATCCCGTACCGGATGCCTGCCGACGACGAGCTGGGGCGCGCCTGGCCGAGGTCCTGGCCGTGA
- a CDS encoding VOC family protein, which produces MAPTSKPKPIPDAYRRVTPCLVVQGGARALEFYAEVFGATERMRFPGPGATIAHAEIQIGDSVVIVEDESPEQGSKAPPPGGVAGSPSSLFLYVEDVDAVIARAVELGATLQRPPQDQFYGDRDGYVIDPFGHGWTIATHVEDVAPEELARRMAELYGQA; this is translated from the coding sequence ATGGCACCGACGAGCAAGCCCAAGCCGATCCCGGACGCTTACCGCCGCGTTACGCCCTGCCTGGTGGTGCAGGGCGGCGCCAGGGCCCTCGAGTTCTACGCCGAGGTGTTCGGGGCGACCGAGCGCATGCGCTTCCCCGGCCCCGGCGCCACCATCGCCCACGCCGAGATCCAGATCGGGGACTCGGTCGTCATCGTCGAGGACGAGTCCCCAGAGCAGGGCAGCAAGGCGCCGCCGCCCGGTGGCGTCGCCGGTTCCCCATCTTCGCTGTTCCTCTACGTCGAGGACGTGGACGCGGTGATCGCGCGCGCGGTGGAGCTTGGCGCGACCCTCCAGCGTCCCCCCCAGGACCAGTTCTACGGCGACCGCGACGGCTACGTCATCGACCCCTTCGGGCACGGCTGGACGATCGCGACGCACGTGGAGGACGTGGCGCCGGAGGAGCTGGCGCGCCGGATGGCCGAGCTGTACGGCCAGGCCTAG
- a CDS encoding sporulation protein, which yields MKVAELVTTVRDAITVSRVFAEPYETDGVTVIAAATVAGGAGGGGGHDERGQEGEGGGFGVIARPAGAYVIKDGRVWWRPAVDVNRLFATIGAVAIAYLFTRVRVEKAGAAIASNTPDRP from the coding sequence ATGAAGGTTGCTGAGCTAGTCACCACGGTCCGCGATGCGATCACCGTCAGCAGGGTATTCGCCGAGCCCTACGAGACAGACGGCGTCACCGTCATCGCCGCGGCCACCGTGGCGGGCGGCGCGGGTGGTGGCGGGGGCCACGACGAGCGCGGCCAGGAAGGCGAGGGCGGCGGCTTTGGGGTGATCGCTCGGCCAGCCGGCGCGTATGTCATCAAGGACGGCAGGGTGTGGTGGCGCCCGGCGGTCGATGTCAACCGGCTCTTCGCCACCATCGGCGCCGTCGCCATCGCCTACCTGTTCACCCGCGTCCGCGTCGAGAAGGCTGGCGCGGCGATCGCCAGCAACACGCCTGACCGGCCTTGA